TGGGCCATCGGCGATCATGGCCGCCCTGTCCGCTTCCGGCCTTGCCCCCCAACCGTTCGTCTTCCTGGGGTTTCTTCCGCGTAAATCCGGTGATATCCGCCAGGTGTTCTCGCGCTTCGCTTTGGCGGGCTGCACCCTGGTTTTTTTCGAACGAAAGGACCGGCTCGGCAAATCCCTCGCTGTTGCCCTGGACGTGCTGGGAGACAGGGAATGCACCGTCGCCCGCGAACTGACCAAGACCCACGAAGAGTTCATCCCGGGACGGCTTTCGGATTTCGCGGGCAGCGAGATGGAACTCCTGGGTGAGATAACCGTGGTTGTGGGGCCCTCGTTTGAAAAATCTGTATCCGGCCACGACGACGTGTCCCAGATGCTCGCCCAGGAACTGGCCGCGGGCGGCAAACCCAAGGATGTGGCCCGCAGGGCGGCGGCCAAGCTGAGCGGTGTTTCGGTCAAGGAACTCTACGACTTGATTCTCAAGGGGCAGGGAGGGGGCCATGGCTGATCAACTTCCCGAGGGGTATTGCCTCTGGGAGATGGAAGACACGCAGTTCCGGGTGGGGCTCATGGGCACCGGGCCGGGCTTTCTCTCCATTTTGGATATCATCCACAATCCGGCCATAGGGGACTTCCTCCCTCCCATGGCCCTGGTGGCGGTTTGCGAACCCGGCCCGGAAAGGGAAAAGCTTAAGGACCCCAGGGTGGCCGGCATGCCGGTCTACGGCAGCTACCTGGAGATGCTCGCCGCCCATCCCGAGATCAATCTGCTCATCGAACTGGCCGGAAAGCGTTACAAAATAAAGCAGATAGTCGCATCGCTTCCGGACCAGGTCAGCTTTATCGACCACACCGCCTCCTTTTTCCTGTGCGCCCTCAATAAATTCGCCACCATCACCGCCCGCTGCCAGGTGAACCTGGACAACCAGAGGGTGCTCCTGCAGGCCATCATCGACGAGGTGCCTGAGGACATCCTGCTTTTGGACAAGTTCGGCAAAGTGGAGGATTGCAACCGCAATGTGGCCCTGCGCTGGCAAAAGGGGAAGGACGACCTGGTGGGAAGACCATGCTGGGAAGTGCAGGCCATCCGGGACGACATGCCCTTTTGCCATCCCGAAACCCGCGATTGTCCCTTTTACACCGCGCTTAGAACCGGGAACAAGGCCGAGTCCCTGGAAACCCGCGTCAGCAAGGAAGGGCGTCTGTTGTATTTTCGGGAATACGCTTACCCCATTTTCAATGCTGACAGGAAAATCAGCCACGTCATGATCATGCGCCGCGACATCACGTCGCGCACCGAGAGCGAGAAACGTGCCCAGCAGAGCGAGAAGATCGGAGTTGTCGAACGTTTGAGCGCCTACATGGCCCATGAAATCCGAAACCCCCTTTTCGCCATCGGAGGCTTCACCAACTCCCTGCTCAAATCCCCGAACCTTACGGATCGCGAACGGGAAAAGGTCCGTATCATCCTGGAGGAAACCGCCAAGCTGGACACCATCCTCAAAGAGATGATCGGCTTTTCGCGGCCTGGCTCGGAAAACCCCGGCGAGGTGGACGCCGTGGCGGTGGTGCGTGATGCCGTGGCGGTCATGGAGTCGGGTTTCATGCCCAAGGGCGTACGCATATCCATGGACATCGATAAGGAAATCCCAAAGATAGTGGCGCATGAGGAGACTCTGCGAAGAGCCCTGATACATCTTATAACCAACTCCGTGGAAGCCACGGAGGGCCTGGGGCTCGTGGAGGTGAGCGTGAAGATGGCTGCCCCCATGATTGCCCTGAGCGTGCGCGATACGGGCAAGGGGATGTCCAAAGAGGTGATGGAGAGAGCCTTCAGCCCATTTTCCACGACCAAGGGTAAAGGGTACGGCCTGGCGCTGGCCCTTATCCGCAAGGCAGTGGAGGATTGGGGAGGGCAGGTGGAGATCGCCAGCCGGGAAGGGCAGGGGACTCAGGTCACTTTGCGGCTTCCGCCTGCTCTGGCTGTTCCCGGAGCGTGAAACGCATTGCTTTTGCGCAGGGGAGTATGTACATGATTGATCATGGAACAACTTCTCGTGGATTTGAATAAGCTTCTGGAACGTATGGAAGGGGACAGGGATCTTATCAAAGAGGTTTTTTCCATTTTCGTGGAGGAAGCCCCTGTCCGGCGGGTGAAGTTCGAAAAAGCCCTGATTACGGAAAACAGAGACGCTTTAGTCATGTTGGCGCACGCTCTGAAGGGGGCCAGCGGCACCCTCCTGGCGGAACCCCTTCGCCAGGCTTGCTACGACCTCGAACATGCCGCCCGGGACAACGATGCGGACAAAGTCCGTGTTCTTGTCCCCCAGGTCCTCGGGCTGCTGGATAATACTTCAGAATATATGGTAAAATTGTTGCCGAGTGTTTAGGTGCCGGTAAGCTCGGATCCGTCAAGGGAAATTATCGTAACCGGTTCGTGCGCAATTTTCGTAACCGCCTCGTGTTTTAAATTTCACAATCCCCCCTGGCTTGGCCTCCCAGACTCCTCGCCCCCTGGCATACCCTTTGCTTTCGGCTCCTCGCGCATGCAGATGCGCCAACCCCGGTAAACCGGCCGCGTCCGGCCCCGGGAGGCCAATTCCGCGATATCCCGGCGAAATAACGCCGGAAAGGGTGAGGATACCATGTTCCAGTTGGAAGGCGGCGCTGCCGGTCAAAGCATCTTCGAACGTCCTCGCGTGCATGGACGCTTCCTGTTTCTTGGCGACAAGAAATTCTTCATCAAGGGCGTAACCTACGGTCCGTTCCCCGAGAACGAGAACGGGGAGCCCCTGCCCGAGCCCGAGCGCGTGGCTGAGGATTTCCGCCTGATGCGCTCCATCGGCGTGAACACCATCCGCGTGTACTACGTCCCGCCCAAGTGGTTCCTGGACACTGCGGCCCGCTGCGGCATCCACGTGATGGTAGGCATTCCCTGGCCCCAGCACCTGTGCTTTCTGGACCAGTGGGAAGTGAAGGAATCCATCAAGGACACCATGCGCCAGGCCGCCCGCGCCTGCGCCGGGCACCCGGCTCTTTTGGCCTACCTTATCGGCAACGAGATCCCCAGCCACATCGTGCGCTGGAGCGGAGCCAAGAAGGTGGAGAAGTTCTTGGCCAAGCTCGCTTCCATCGTGCGCCAGGAAGACCCTTCGGGCCTGGTGACCTACGCCAACTATCCGTCCACTGAATACCTGAAGCTGCCCTTCCTCGATTTTTTGTGCTTCAACGTGTACCTGCACGAGGAAAAGAGCTTCCGCGCCTACGTGAAGCGCCTGCAGAACGTGGCCTGTGACATCCCGCTGGTGCTCTCCGAGTTCGGCATGGACAGCCTGCGTCACGGCGAGGCCGCCCAGGCGGACTTCCTTGATTGGCAGGTGCGCGCCTCCTTCGAGGAAGGCGTGTCCGGCACCATGGTCTTCGCCTGGACCGACGAGTGGTTCACCGGCGGCAACCTGATCGAGGACTGGAAGTTCGGCATCGTCGACGCCGATCGCAAACCCAAGGCCGCCTTCGAGGCCGTTGGCCGCGCCTACGCCAACCCGCTGCCCCCGCTGCCGGCCCATCAGCCCATGATCTCCGTGGTGGTCTGCGCCTACAACGCCGACTCCACCATGGAAGGCTGCCTGGCCAGCTTCCAGCACGTGGAATACCCCAATTTTGAAGTGATCGTGGTGGACGACGGCTCCACGGACAAGACCGGCGAGATAAGCGACAAGTACGCCGCCAAGTTCCCCTTCATCCACGTGATCCACCAGCCCAACCTGGGCCTTAGCGCCGCCCGCAACGTGGGCATGTACGCGGCCAAGGGCGAGATCGTGGCCTATACCGACTCCGACTGCTACGTGGATCCCCACTGGCTGACCTACATGGCCTGGGCCTTCCAGGACAACCGCTTCGCGGCCATCGGCGGCCCCAACCTGCCCCCGCCCGAGGACAACCGCACCGCCGCCTGCGTGGCCGTGTCCCCTGGCGCGCCCACCCATGTGCTCATCACCGACGAGATCGCCGAGCACATCCCGGGCTGCAACATGGCCTACCGCAAGGAACACCTCCTGGCCACCGGCGGCTTCGATGCCACCTACCGCGCCGCGGGCGACGACGTGGACCTCTGCTGGAGGCTCATGGACATGGGCCACACCATCGGCTTCCATGCTGGCATGATGGTCTGGCACCACCGCCGCAACACCGTGAAGGCCTATTTGAAGCAGCAGAAGGGCTACGGCCGCGCCGAAGCGCTGCTGATGCCCAAGCATCCCCAGCGCTTCAACGTGCTGGGCAACTCCCGCTGGGCCGGCCGCATCTACGGCGACATCTCCGGAGCGCTTCTCTCCACCCGCCCGGTGATCTACCACGGCGTGTTCGGTTCCGGCCTGTTCCAGACCCTGTACGAGCCCAAGGGCAGCCTGACCGCCTATCTGCCGCTAAGCTTCGAGTGGATGCTGGCCGCATTCGCGGCCCTGGGCGCTGGCTTCGCCTTCGCGCCCCTGTTCGCCGTGGGCGCGGTCATGATGCTCACCACATTCACCTTCGTGGGCTACCGCGCCGCCCAGGCCAAGCTGCCCAAGGGGCACGACAACTTCCTCTCAAGGCTGATCATCGCCCTGTTGACCCTGGCCCAGCCCTGGATTCGCGGCAAGGCCCGCTACCAGACGCTCATGGACCTGCGCCGCGCCAGCCGCAAGGGCTTGGGACGCCGGAGCATGGCTGTTCTGGGGCTGCCCGAAGAGGCTAACCTGCCCAAGTACACCATCTGGCAGAAGGTGAAGGACACCGCGTCCATCTTCCGCCGCGGTCTCAAGTTCCACCGCTTCTTCTGGAACAACGCCTCGCTCGAGCGCGAGGACGTGCTGGACCACATCCTGCGCGTGCTGCGCACCTTGAACGTCGGCCATTCCACCGACTCGGGCTATGCCGCGTCCAACTCCACCCCGTGGGACCTGCTCGTGCAGCCCGGGATCATGACCGCCATGAAGCTTCGCGCCACCGTGGAACACCACGGCGGGGAAAAGCGCTTCGTGCGCCTGGCCGGGTCCATCGCCCCCACAGGCTTCGCCTACGCCCTGACCGGAATCTGCCTTGTGGCCGGACTTGGCTGCCTGGCCTTCAAGGCCATGATCCCGGCGGCGGTCTGCGGCGGCCTGGCCCTGATCTCCATGCTCTGGACCGCCAAGGGCATGTCCAGCGCGGCGTCCATGGTCACCAAGCTCTCCCAGCATCTGATGACCTGCAAGCGCGGCTGCTCGCTCAGCGAACCAGAAAGCCCCAAGAAGGCCGAAGCCGCAGCTCAGGTTGACCCCAAGGATGAAGCCGTGGCCGTGAAGGAACTGGTGGTTGCCGAGACCCTTACCGTGGAAGAAACCGCCATGGAGCGCGAGGAGGGCAAAACCTCCAGAGTGAGCCTGGAAGCTCCGCTTCAGTAGATGACATCATAAACGCACTCGCGTATGACCCTGCCCGGGCCGAAGAGGTATGTGCCTCTTCGGCCCGAACGCGGTCGAACACCTTCATCCCCATACGAACATGGCCGTTTTCCTGAAATTGCTTGGATACCTGCGGCCCTACATGGCGCTGTTCCTGTTCTGCCTGGCCCTGGTGGGCGTGCAGAGCGCTCTGGAGCTGCTTAAGCCGTGGCCGCTCAAACTTGCCGTGGACCAGGTCATCGCGCACCAGCCACTGCAGTTCTGGGGCTTCACGATCTCCACGGACGCCGTGTCCTCCGCGGTGCAGCTGGCCATAGTGGCGGGCTCTCTGGTGGCCATCCACTTCCTTACCGGCTTCGTGCAGCTGACCAACAACTACCTGACCATCAAGATGGGCCAGGACATGGTCCAGGATTTCCGCTGCGAGCTCTTCGACCATCTGCAGCGCCAGTCCCTCTTGTTCCACCAGACCCGCCCCACCGGCGACCTGCTCTACAGGCTCATGGGCGACACCTACTCGGTGCAGACGCTTCTCATGAACGGGGTGTTCACCACCCTGACCAGCGTGGTTCTCTTGGCCGGTATGTTCGTGGTGCTCCTTGGAATCGACTGGGAGCTCACGCTCTACGCCATGGCCGTGGTGCCGCTTCTTATCCTGGCCATTTCGGCCGTCACCAAGAAGATCGGCAACCTGACCTACGAAACCCACATGAAGGAATCGCAGGTCTATTCCACGGTGGAGAACATCTTCAACTCCATCTCCCTGGTGCAGGCCTTTGCCCGCGAGGACGAGGAACGCAAACGCTTCGTGTCCGAGAGCCAGCACAGCTTCGACAGGAAACTCTCGCTCTATTCGCTCCAGACCGCCTACGGCTGGGTGGTGGGGGCTATCACCGCCGCCGGAACCGCCTACGTGCTCTACGTTGGCGCGCTGCACGTGCTGGAAGGCGACCTGACCACGGGCGAGCTTCTTATCTTCCTGGGATATCTGGCCTCGCTGTACACTCCCCTGAACAACATCGCCAACACCATGGGCGCGATCCGGGGCTCCTTGGCCCAGGCCAGGCGCGTCCTGGACGTCCTGGCCGAGGACAAGTCCGTGCCTGAGGCGCCGGACGCCAAGCCCCTGGCCATTGCCAAGGGGGCCGTGTCCTTTGAGGGCGTGACGTTCGGCTACGACCCCGAGCGTCCGGTGCTCAACAACGTCACGTTCTCCTGCCCCGGCGGCTCCACCGTTGCCGTGGTTGGGCAGACCGGCGCGGGCAAGACCTCGCTCATAAGCCTTCTCTTGCGTTTCTACGATCCGCAGAAGGGCTCCATCACCATCGACGGCCAGGACCTGAAGACCGTTCAGCTCAAAAGCCTGCGCCAGCAGGTGGCCATAGTGCTTCAGGATACGCACCTCTTCCCCATGAGCGTGCACGACAACATCTCCTACGGCAAAAAGACCGCCACCCGCGAGGAAGTGATCCAGGCGGCCAAAATGGCCAATGCCGACGAGTTCATCACGGCCATGCCCGAAGGCTACGATACCAAGCTTGACGAGCGCGGCTCCAACCTGTCCGGCGGGCAGCGCCAGCGCCTGGCCATTGCCAGGGCTCTTCTCAAGAACGCGCCGCTGCTCATTCTGGACGAACCCACCTCCGCTCTGGATGCCGGGACCGAGGCGCTCATCATGGAGAGCCTGGACCGGCTCATGCAGAACCGGACCACCTTTGTCATCGCGCACCGCCTGTCCATGATGCGCCGGGCCGACCTGATCCTGGTGGTCAAGGACAAAACCATCCAGGAGATGGGCACCTTCCAGGAACTTCTGGACCGGGGAGGCGAATTCGCCAGGCTGCACTCGCTCCAGTTCGCACCGCTCAAGGAACGTGGGAAAAAGCCCTTGGTGCCCACCGAGGAAGCTCCGTAACCCAGCCGTGGTGAACACCCTCCACACTCTGGAATACTCCGGTTCTGATGCCGGTGGCCTGCGGGGATGCGAGGCGAGATCCTTCCCGTATTCGTCTGCCAGCAGGCAGACGGCCCGCCTGCAACCAGGGGAGCGCCATGAACCACTCCATTAGCCATACCTCGATCAGCAGGACTCTGCCGCGCGGTTGGAACTCTCCAACCGGCATGGGTGGCTTTGCTGCCAGGACAGGGTTGGTTCTGCTTCTTGCCTGCTTGTCGGCAGTGCTTACCGGCTGCGGAACGGCGGGCGGGGCCAAGTACACCATGCACCTGGACGCCTATGCCGAGCATGTTCCCTACGAAAAACGCTTCGTGGTGCTCCAGGGCATCATGGAGGTCAAACCGAAGGAAACTGAGCAGTTCAACAGTGCGGCCGAAGTACTGGCCAAGGCCCTGGAAGCCAAGGGCTACGTCCGTGCCGCCGGGCTCGATCAGGCCGACCTGGGCATCTATCTGGCCTACCGCGTGGTGGAAGACAGCCGCGCCCCCTTCGACAACTTCCGCCCCAGAACGCCCGGCATAGCCCCGCAGCAACTGTTCCTTTCGGAGTACACCCGGGAAGTGCTGGTGGAGGCGGTGGACATGGCCCGCTACAAGGCGGGAGGCTCCAAGAGCACGGTGTGGACTATCCGGGTAGCCAGCAAAGGGCCCACCAGCGACATGGGAAAGGCCATGCCCTACATCGCCGCTGCAGTGGCCCAGTATATGGGTACAAGCTCAGAATTGTATCTGGAAGTGGACTCCGACTTCAACATTAAGCCATTCAAGCCAGCCAAGCCCCACCGGAGGCCGTAAGCACAATGAAGAAACGCACCATCATCGTCTCTGGTCTGGCCTGCACCTACCCTCTGGGCGGGGTGGCCTGGGACTACATCCAGTACCTGCACGGCTTCTACAAGCTGGGGCACGACGTCTACTACCTGGAGGACACGGGCGGGTGGGCCTACGACCCGTTCAACGTCACCTTCACGGAAGACTACTCATACCACATCAAGTACCTGACGGAGTACCTCACGGCGCTCGACCCCGGTTTAGCCAAACGCTTCTGCGTGCGTGATCCCGGAGACCATTTTCACGGGCTGAGCAAGGAACAACTGGCGGACGTTGTCCGCCGTGCCGACGTGGTGTTCAACATCTCCACCACGCTGTGGCTGCGCGAGGAATACCAGTCCATCCCGGTGAAGGTGCTCATCGATTCCGACCCCATGTACACCCAGGCGGGCATTCCGGATTACCTGGCTGGCACGGCTTCGGAAAAGGACGTCAAGAACATCGAGCACATGAAGATGCACAACCGCTTCTTCAGCTTTGCCGAGAACTTCGGCAAACCGGGCTGCCGCATCCCCAAGGGCGTTTTCGATTGGCGCTCCACGCGCCAGCCCATGGTGCTCGAAAGCTGGGACACGCCGAGAAAACCAGCGGGCGAGGCCTTCACCACCGTGCTCTCCTGGCAGCCCAAGGAATCCGGACCGGTGATAGAGGGCGTGCAGTACGGCGGCAAGAACATGGAGTTCATGCGGTTCATCGACTTGCCGCAAAAGACCAGCGCCACCCTGGAGCTGGCCCTGGGCCAGGGCAGGCCGCCGCGCGAGGAGCTTTCCGCCAAGGGCTGGAAGCTTGAAGACGGCTTCGCCAAGTCCACCACGCCGTGGCTCTACCGCGACTACATCTGGGACAGCTTCGCCGAGTTCTCCATGGCCAAGAACGCCTATGTGGCTTCGCGCAGCGGCTGGTTCTCCTGCCGGAGCAGCTGTTACCTGGCGGCGGGGCGGCCCTGTGTGGTGCAGGACACCGGTTTTTCGGAGTTCATGCCCGTGGGCGAAGGGGTTCTGGCCTTCACTACCGAGGACGAGGCTTTGGCCGGGATCGAGTCGGTCCGTTCGGATTGGCAGAAGCATTCCAAGGCCGCGAAAGCCTTTGCCAAGGAGTGGTTCGATTCGGACAAGGTGCTTTCGAAGCTTCTCAAAGAGGCCACTGAATAAAGGATTGGTTCCGCAGTGACGGCTTTAGCAATATTTGTAGGGTCCAGGGGGATCATCCCCCTGTCGGGAGAGTCCAGAGAGGGCGGAGCCTTTTCTGGCCGCCGGAGGCTTCTCCTCCCCCTCGTCTTACTTCTTTCATTTCTCCCGTCGCTAGCCATGGCCCGGGGCTGGTCCACCGCTGAGCAGAACGGCGTGCGCTGGCTCATCACGCCCGATGGTACCAAGTTCTTCTCGCTCGGCGTGAACAACACCAGCGGCTCCACCAATGACGAGAAGGCGCAAAAGGCCCATGCCTACTACTGGGGGCGCTTCTACCCCAATCTGGATGCCTGGGGCCAGGACACCCAGTCCAGGCTCACAACCTGGGGGTTCAACACCGCCGGCGGCTGGTCCGACGTTTCGCCTGTCATGAGTTTCCCGGTGATTCCGGAGATCGACCTGGGTCGCAATTCCAAGCTCCATTGGTACGACATATTCGATCCCTCCATGCAGGACGCTGCCGACGAGATCGCGCGTACGATAACGGCCAAATACAAGGCCAACCCGCGCATCCTGGGCTATTTCACGGACAACGAAGTGGGCTGGTGGAACTCTCCGCTCTTTTTGTGGCACTTGGAGCGGGGGTGGGCGTTTTCCTCCAAACGGGTGCTCTGGCAGCTGCTCTACGACCACTACGAAGGCAAGTGGGACCGGCTGCTCAAGGATTTCGTCCCCGCAGGCGAGCTGGACTCCTTCGAGAAGCTCAAGGAAACCGGAGCCGCGCTCAAATTGCGCCCGGGTGGCCAGGGCATCAGGGTGATCGGCAAGTACACCTACCAGATCGCCAAGCGCTACTATGAGCTGGCCTTCAACGCCATGCGCAAGGCCGACCCCAAGGCCCTGGTGGTGGGGGACAGGCTGCCCCTTTACTACAACCAGGACGCGGTGCTGGCCCAGAAGGGATTCGTGGACGTGCTCTCCACCAACTACAACGTGGACGGAGAGGACGGCTGGGTAGCCCCGTATTACTTCGAGGGCCTGCGCGATCTGTCCGATGCGCCCGTGCTCATCTCGGAATATTTC
The DNA window shown above is from Desulfovibrio sp. and carries:
- the rsmI gene encoding 16S rRNA (cytidine(1402)-2'-O)-methyltransferase, whose translation is MSDATGILWVVATPLGNPGDLSPRARDVLASSGMVLCEDTRRAARLFSQQGLAPGRFLSLYDHNEQGRIPQVLEHLGQGGEAALISDAGTPVLSDPGYLLIRACREAGHQVRPVPGPSAIMAALSASGLAPQPFVFLGFLPRKSGDIRQVFSRFALAGCTLVFFERKDRLGKSLAVALDVLGDRECTVARELTKTHEEFIPGRLSDFAGSEMELLGEITVVVGPSFEKSVSGHDDVSQMLAQELAAGGKPKDVARRAAAKLSGVSVKELYDLILKGQGGGHG
- a CDS encoding PAS domain-containing protein — translated: MADQLPEGYCLWEMEDTQFRVGLMGTGPGFLSILDIIHNPAIGDFLPPMALVAVCEPGPEREKLKDPRVAGMPVYGSYLEMLAAHPEINLLIELAGKRYKIKQIVASLPDQVSFIDHTASFFLCALNKFATITARCQVNLDNQRVLLQAIIDEVPEDILLLDKFGKVEDCNRNVALRWQKGKDDLVGRPCWEVQAIRDDMPFCHPETRDCPFYTALRTGNKAESLETRVSKEGRLLYFREYAYPIFNADRKISHVMIMRRDITSRTESEKRAQQSEKIGVVERLSAYMAHEIRNPLFAIGGFTNSLLKSPNLTDREREKVRIILEETAKLDTILKEMIGFSRPGSENPGEVDAVAVVRDAVAVMESGFMPKGVRISMDIDKEIPKIVAHEETLRRALIHLITNSVEATEGLGLVEVSVKMAAPMIALSVRDTGKGMSKEVMERAFSPFSTTKGKGYGLALALIRKAVEDWGGQVEIASREGQGTQVTLRLPPALAVPGA
- a CDS encoding Hpt domain-containing protein, producing the protein MEQLLVDLNKLLERMEGDRDLIKEVFSIFVEEAPVRRVKFEKALITENRDALVMLAHALKGASGTLLAEPLRQACYDLEHAARDNDADKVRVLVPQVLGLLDNTSEYMVKLLPSV
- a CDS encoding glycosyltransferase; its protein translation is MFQLEGGAAGQSIFERPRVHGRFLFLGDKKFFIKGVTYGPFPENENGEPLPEPERVAEDFRLMRSIGVNTIRVYYVPPKWFLDTAARCGIHVMVGIPWPQHLCFLDQWEVKESIKDTMRQAARACAGHPALLAYLIGNEIPSHIVRWSGAKKVEKFLAKLASIVRQEDPSGLVTYANYPSTEYLKLPFLDFLCFNVYLHEEKSFRAYVKRLQNVACDIPLVLSEFGMDSLRHGEAAQADFLDWQVRASFEEGVSGTMVFAWTDEWFTGGNLIEDWKFGIVDADRKPKAAFEAVGRAYANPLPPLPAHQPMISVVVCAYNADSTMEGCLASFQHVEYPNFEVIVVDDGSTDKTGEISDKYAAKFPFIHVIHQPNLGLSAARNVGMYAAKGEIVAYTDSDCYVDPHWLTYMAWAFQDNRFAAIGGPNLPPPEDNRTAACVAVSPGAPTHVLITDEIAEHIPGCNMAYRKEHLLATGGFDATYRAAGDDVDLCWRLMDMGHTIGFHAGMMVWHHRRNTVKAYLKQQKGYGRAEALLMPKHPQRFNVLGNSRWAGRIYGDISGALLSTRPVIYHGVFGSGLFQTLYEPKGSLTAYLPLSFEWMLAAFAALGAGFAFAPLFAVGAVMMLTTFTFVGYRAAQAKLPKGHDNFLSRLIIALLTLAQPWIRGKARYQTLMDLRRASRKGLGRRSMAVLGLPEEANLPKYTIWQKVKDTASIFRRGLKFHRFFWNNASLEREDVLDHILRVLRTLNVGHSTDSGYAASNSTPWDLLVQPGIMTAMKLRATVEHHGGEKRFVRLAGSIAPTGFAYALTGICLVAGLGCLAFKAMIPAAVCGGLALISMLWTAKGMSSAASMVTKLSQHLMTCKRGCSLSEPESPKKAEAAAQVDPKDEAVAVKELVVAETLTVEETAMEREEGKTSRVSLEAPLQ
- a CDS encoding ABC transporter ATP-binding protein; the protein is MAVFLKLLGYLRPYMALFLFCLALVGVQSALELLKPWPLKLAVDQVIAHQPLQFWGFTISTDAVSSAVQLAIVAGSLVAIHFLTGFVQLTNNYLTIKMGQDMVQDFRCELFDHLQRQSLLFHQTRPTGDLLYRLMGDTYSVQTLLMNGVFTTLTSVVLLAGMFVVLLGIDWELTLYAMAVVPLLILAISAVTKKIGNLTYETHMKESQVYSTVENIFNSISLVQAFAREDEERKRFVSESQHSFDRKLSLYSLQTAYGWVVGAITAAGTAYVLYVGALHVLEGDLTTGELLIFLGYLASLYTPLNNIANTMGAIRGSLAQARRVLDVLAEDKSVPEAPDAKPLAIAKGAVSFEGVTFGYDPERPVLNNVTFSCPGGSTVAVVGQTGAGKTSLISLLLRFYDPQKGSITIDGQDLKTVQLKSLRQQVAIVLQDTHLFPMSVHDNISYGKKTATREEVIQAAKMANADEFITAMPEGYDTKLDERGSNLSGGQRQRLAIARALLKNAPLLILDEPTSALDAGTEALIMESLDRLMQNRTTFVIAHRLSMMRRADLILVVKDKTIQEMGTFQELLDRGGEFARLHSLQFAPLKERGKKPLVPTEEAP
- a CDS encoding glycosyltransferase family 1 protein codes for the protein MKKRTIIVSGLACTYPLGGVAWDYIQYLHGFYKLGHDVYYLEDTGGWAYDPFNVTFTEDYSYHIKYLTEYLTALDPGLAKRFCVRDPGDHFHGLSKEQLADVVRRADVVFNISTTLWLREEYQSIPVKVLIDSDPMYTQAGIPDYLAGTASEKDVKNIEHMKMHNRFFSFAENFGKPGCRIPKGVFDWRSTRQPMVLESWDTPRKPAGEAFTTVLSWQPKESGPVIEGVQYGGKNMEFMRFIDLPQKTSATLELALGQGRPPREELSAKGWKLEDGFAKSTTPWLYRDYIWDSFAEFSMAKNAYVASRSGWFSCRSSCYLAAGRPCVVQDTGFSEFMPVGEGVLAFTTEDEALAGIESVRSDWQKHSKAAKAFAKEWFDSDKVLSKLLKEATE